GATCTTTGCAATTTTAATGCACATAATTCTTTAGCTTTGGAACTTAACATTTCAGGAATTTTAAATCCATATGAGATTCTCATATAGATATCAGTATCTAATGATCCATATAATTATGCCGTAGCCACATCCATGAGACGcatttctaaattttcattGGCTGCTAGGCTCATCAAGTATCTAAACGTGATTGCGTCCATAACGGAAGAATAAGTTTTCTCATAATCAATTTCAGGCATGTGAGAGAAACTTTGGGCTACGAGACGAGCTTTGTATCTTGTAATCTCATTTTTCTCATTTCGTTTTTGGACAAACACCGATTTGTATCCAACAGGTTTCACATCATTGGGTGTGAGCACAATTGGTCAgaatatgttttgtttgttaaGGGAATCTAGTTCGACTTAAATTATATCTTTCCATTTTATCCAGTCATGTCTCTTTTGACATTCATATACATACTTTGGTTCTGGATCttcgttttctttatttatttcttttgctaAGAGATATGAAAAAACATCATCAATACCATTCATCTTATTTTGTTTCCATATTTTCCATTATGGATGTAATTGATAGAAATCTCGTGATTTCTTCAGATTTAAGATGCTTTATATTATCGTTAGATTTAAAATTTGCTTCTTCCAAAATATTTTCCACTATTTTGGGAGTATCATGCTTCTACAACCACTTTTTGTTACTGAGAGTCATTGGCAGCCAAGTCAAAGAAATGAACCTGCTCTTGAGCCTTTGGACAGTAGTTTTTGTGGTCACTTGTGCTACAATGATTTATACATTTTGTTAACTGCTCTTTCGTTAAAATAAATAGCCAAAACTGCAAAgactattgatttttttttgattacccAAGCATTAATTTGTTATGTTTTTGAGATTAAGTAACATTACAAAATTTGATACAATGTGAATCTGAATTGTAATTTTTGCCTATTAACGCATactaatttagttatttttattaaaaaaataaaattaataatcagTTCATATTGTTCACTGATATGTCTCTatctttgaaaaatatacaatttatttaATTCTGACTCGCtcttttaaaaaacataaaatgttatttttatgaaatttataattttctaatgtTTAGTCATAGATATTGTATAGTATATGTTTAATTTGAAGATATATTGACCTTTCTACATTTGATTTGAATgtattatgtattttaatgaGAATTTTGGTGATAGTTAAAACANNNNNNNNNNNNNNNNNNNNNNNNNNNNNNNNNNNNNNNNNNNNNNNNNNNNNNNNNNNNNNNNNNNNNNNNNNNNNNNNNNNNNNNNNNNNNNNNNNNNaaccatatgacatgtcatcaatcttaatagccacgtcacaattttttttgtgaaaacgattgtagagaagacatgtggcaaatcacttctcaaatataaacTAGGGGATAAATCGAAAGTAGATGTTAGGAAGAATTAAATAAAACGGTTATTCAGGTTTTCTTAGATCCTTGATGTAGGTTCTCTAGATAACTCATGGACACCAACCTTCACAGTTTGCTTTGGTCCCGGAACAACCCTTAGTGGAGGGACAACAAAAGCAAGTCTTATCTTTGGTTGTGAGCTTTGGACATGTTTTTTGCGTGCATTTATTCTGTTTCGCTAGAAGACTTCGGACATTGACAgctatataaacaaaaaaaaaagtaaaaacaatatCATTTGGAGGAAAAAACAATTATCGAAAAATTTATGATGGAATTACAATAGTGAAAAAAATAGGTAATGAAGAAATGAGAACTATTATAAATGCATACATTCATGAAGAGGAAATAAAGTAATCAAGATGATGCAAAAGATAGCGAACTGGGATGACGACATATTGTTTTTGATACACACGTTTAGTATTAATTCTTTTGAATTTAAACTTACTGGGTTGATGGTTGAAAAATCTTTTTAAGATTGATTAATTTATAGATAGAAGTATTGCATGGTTTGCATGGAGATCCATAAAAATGGGCTAGATTTGTTTGACCCATTTTGTTGTAATTATATTggtgtttatttttttccttgctaatttttttatagaaacaGTCAAACTATTGTATGGTAAAGAAAAATACATGAGTTATTAATAAGTTTCTTAAATACAAACTACTAATTATTTAAtcaactatttcttaatatgtatattaaagATTTTACTAAAGTATTTGAATAACAAAAAATGGTacaatttgaaaatattgattaaaatgatgtatttatatagattttattattatgaaTATTTGTTAGAGATCGTTGATTTGTTGTGCGTCGTCGCCTAGAGATGTTATAATACGAGTATAAGGGTTTGACTGGTTTAAACGCCGCGGTTAAAGTTGCGGAAATTCGCGGGTGCGGGAGTTTGTGGTTTTAAGCGTTATCTAGCGTTTTGTATGATTTGCATAACGTTTAAAATTTGTTGTGTTTGCGGGATatttgtgactggttgattatgaaatattacagcggtttaataataaattacaaatataaatatattataatattaaaaaaatataaaaaacatattgttgtgataaaatataataattattaatataatatgattaataataatattatgtttggttatttattttttaattagtgaaaagttacaattttaataaatttttttgaatatttatatttaaactttttaaataatatttttttcgttttatatatgtgtatatttttatatatatatctatattaatttttttaaattctaatcaatagctaatttaatttttttataaaacaaattacgatattgtttgtgaatttaaattaatatgtaaaatgtatatatttttatttataatatttttattttaaattttaaaatatttagagaaatatttttttttatccatcCGCAACCGTCTACAACTGCAAATATTAGGTGGAGCcagtttttggttttaaaaggTTCGGAATGAACCGGATTTGTAATTTGTAACTGTTTGTATGATTTTTTTGAAAGGGGGTCAAAGCCCACCTTTACTGGCTCGGCGGATTTACCAAACTAGTTAAGCCATGGTAGGAAGAAACCAGTTAAGCCATGAGTTTGTGAAATCTAGAAATTCGAAAGCagatttaccaaaaaaaaaatgagaagaaaTTTCTTCGCAGGCCAACGCTCATTCACGATTacgaatctcttcttcttcttctctaagGATTTAGACATTGAGAAAAGTTTCTTATCCAACCTTGACTGGCTCGGCGGCGTATCCATGAGCTATGATGCTAAGTAGATTACCACGGCGTTGCTACTGCACTTCTGTTCATCATCGGGCCATGGCTGTTTTTGGAATTGGGCAATCCCGGGGACAAATACAAAGGGACTAGGCACAATGTATCCAAAACATGTTATTTAAGTGATAAATGTATTCAAACAACTTGGATCTGCTTCTTATGTTGAATCTCAAATATAATAGTTGTCTGCTCTGGTTTGGCTTACAGATTGGGTTCGAGATGATTGATGTTTTTGCTGAGTCAGTTGGGATTCAAATGAACCTAGTGAACTTCAAGGCTATAATGGGACAAGGATGTGAGTAACATGATGCGaatctttatctttttttttttttgtgagtttCGATTTTGAATTATGggcttttatcatttttatgttGCCCCCTTCTCAGGTTTCGTGGGTGATCTCCCAGTTATCTTGGCAAAGCCACAAACCTACATGAACCTGAGCGGTGAATCGGTAAAAATCTGCTTCTCCTATTCTTACTATCATACTTTTAAAAAACTTGTGTACACTATGACATCTGGGCATGTTAGAGGCCTGATGAGAAGCTTCCTAATATTTGATATAGTTATTATAGTGTTGAAGAGATGTATAGTCATCATAAAATCTGTTGTCTTTGTTATTTACTGTGTCTCTTCTTAAACTTGACCAGAGTAGAAGTCGGCTTACTACAAGTTACCTCACAATCGTGTAATTCTTGTAATCCTATTAGTATCTGTTTCTCGCTCTCAAGGTCCTACCATACTTATAACCATTTTGAAAGGCATGGAGATATTCGAGTTTTGTAGATGGGTATTGTCAGCTTTTCCATATGACAGAGAAACTACTTAGAGAATTTTCTGATAAGAGTCGAGTGAACGGTTTGGATGTTGATGCCCTTTTCATTTCACACGTCCAAGTGAACCAAGCAGCAAAACAGAGACGGAGTGTGCTCATGGAAATCAAgtgtatgtttttctttatgcTACTCTAATTTTCAGCTTTGGTTTCTTTTGTGTGCTGACTGTCTCTTTCACAGCTTACATGCAGTGCCGGTCCGGACTCGTCTGGCGTCTAAAGCGGTTGAAAAAAATGCTGTCTTTTTACTATAACTTAATTTAActgttttaaattaaactaaagttgttttcaaaagaaaaaaaacatcaaaacattATTTGCAGATCACATtgtatgctttttttttctttcataattAGAGTTCACTTGGTTGATTTCcaaatactatttttaatagcttttaaaaaaaactggtaatagcttctttttttacaaatccaaagaataaaaacaacaaaagaaaataatttatagataggatagtttaattgtttttcaCAGAGATTTagaaagatattaaaaatgggacagttttaagtttttattttatttcaaaaatttctaaccAATTACAATAAAAGGCTGACTTATTCCGTCAAGATTCAATCACAATGAAACATTGGAACATGAGCAAAATGATAATTCAAGTTTATTGTTGTAATATGTTTTATTCACATAGCTATTTTaggaaaaccaaaacaaaaattaaaaagaaagacAGAAAGAGAAGATAactcatttttaataaaacaaaagatataatTGAGTTTTGTTTAATTAAAGTATTTATCtaataacatattatttaatgtaatatacATAACAAAATAGTTAAGTTGTTTGAACATGTAAGCACAAGTCTTACGTATAAATCTGTTATTCtcagaaaagagaaaaatattattatcaccaaaaagaaggaaaaaatgAGAGTGCTGGTTTCGAATCCTGTAATAGGAAGAGAGCAGGAGCATGTTACAACCACTAGACTAAAGTACACTTTGCAAAAATTGACGCccctaaatattttaatatcgtGGCGCCTAAAGCCTGAGCTTTATGGGCTTTAGCCCAGGGCCGACACTACTTACATGTCAAATCCATGCCACGTTGAGTTAATTTTTGTCTAGAAAATGAAGAACTTGTGGGGAAAGAGGTAACTTATTCACCTCAATGGGCGTATGTAATCTTGATTTTCACCACCACCAGTGATCTTCTTCTACAACCactttttgttatatattctgCAGCCTGAGAGTCATTTGGAAGCCAAGTCAAAGAAATGAACCTTTTTTTGAGAAGGTAGACAGTGATTTTCATGGTCACTTGTGTTACAATACTTTATACATTTTGTAAACTGCTCTTTCATTAAGATAAATAGCCAAAACTGCAATAGACATTGATTTTTTTAGCTTAACCACAGTGTTCGCCGTCGGAGGTTAACCGACTATTCTGTAGATACGAGGAGTACaatgttaaattatttgatagtcAATATGATCGAATTGTGGATTCACCGTATTGGGTTATCCGTCAAATTTCACTAGTTCATAGTTTTGCCAATTAATGCATActaatttagtattttttattaaacaaaacaaaattaaaatcagTTCATATTGTTTATTGACATGTCTTTatctttgaaaaatatacaatttaattaattctGACTCTATCTTTATACGATACATGTCAGTTTATTGGAGATTTTGTGTCTGTAAAACCAATtttgtgcttttttttttgtaaaattttagttCGGTGTGAAGAATAAATTTTCTCAGAAGCATGTTTTCACAGCCGTCGCAAACGTCAAAAACGCTAATACTGTAGCCATCTATCTGTAAACGTTTAAAAGTGAACCAAGAAAGCCTATGGACAACAAGTCGTATGTCACCGCCAAACGCAAACGCAAACGCAAACGCCAAAAGAAGCTTATAAAAAAGCATAGCAcgtttttgagttttgagtctTTTGACGAATCACCAAGGGATGATGAATACGCCGAGGGGATGCGAGTTTCCGACGATTCAAACCTTCGAGAAAGCTCCTTCCGCTGCCGAATTTGAGTCCGGCGTCGAGCTCACGAACTTCCCTGcggttactttttttttttctttccaccTCTCTTTTTCGTTGAATCCGATTGATTCTCTTGTGCTTGATTTCGTCTTTTCGTCTTCTTCAGGTTTTCCGAGGATGTGCTAGTAGTAGTGACTGGGACGCCTGTTCAAAGTGGAATCCATTCAAAAATGGCCTCGATTATCTCCACGTgtgttttctctctctctctctcttttacaATCTCTCTCACTCCGATTGATTGatgcgaaaaaaaaaaaaaaaaaaaaccttatgCGTGGATTTGGAATTGTATTATGAAGGAACGTGCAGGTTCAGTGGAGGTGGAGGCAATGCTTTCTAGGACGGCTCCGATTTTCAATGGTGATATCAGAAGCCATGAGAGGGTAAAGTAGTAAAAACTCCATTTTGAATAGTCTTAGGTGAAAATTGAGCTTATAATTTTAAGTGTCTCTGGTTTCTTGTTTGTACTCTAGGTatcaatgcctttctctgattTTATTAGACTATGCAAGCAGCATATGATAAGCAAAGAGAATGGTTCTGGTGTTGATGATGCAAACTCCTCTGCTTCTCTTTGCTCTATTCCTCAGGATCCTACACCTGGACAAATATACCTAGCACAGGTTCTTATCATCTTCAGCTACTTCTGGTTGGTGGTGGTCTATGGATATGTTTGCTCTTCACTTCCCTTTTGATTGaacatgcattttttttttgttatccaGTTTCCAATTCTGAAtgatgagaaagaagacaaggtTCAACTCAAGATTCTGAGACGAGACATTCAGACGGTATCTGCTCTTTGTTTCTACCGCAGCTGCTCGCAGCGTGAACGTTCTTAACATCTACTTATCTGAATTGAATTGATGCAGCCCACTCTCTTAAGGGGAAAGTCACTGTCTTCTATAAACTTTTGGATGAACTCTGCACAAGCTCGATCCAGTACCCACTATGATCCACATCATAACCTCTTATGCGTAGTCTCAGGCTGTAAAAAAGGTTTGGCTTTCCTCCGAGCCAAACTCCCAGGAAgttgtttctgttattttctgTTTCCTAGTGGAATCGATTTGGTAGTGTATAAGTGTGAAATTGCTTCACGTTAGGGCATGTGGGTTTATAGAATGTTAAGTCAGCTAGTTTGAAGTCGGTTTAAGGTTCATCCTAAATACTGGCACAGTCAATGATTTAACTATATGTTTGTATGCTTTCTTCCGTATAAACTAATTTCAACCTCTTTAAATCATCAATAGTTACCTTGTGGCCCCCTTCCGCCAGTCCCTCGCTCTATCCAATGCCTATATACGGAGAAGCGTCAAACCATAGGTATCTTTCTTGGCATTTTCCGTACATTTTTGTGGTTATATCCTGAGCACGCACGGCGTGCAGTAATTGAAACTTATCATGATCAGTAGATTCAGTACTAGACTTTTCATTGCATTATTATGTTTACTGTTCATGTAGTTCGGTTGGTCTAGACAATCCGAATTTATCAGATTATCCAAGAGCAGAGCATTCCCTCAAGCAGTCACAGGAAGTTACTCTTAAGGCCGGTGATGCAGTATTCATTCCCGAAGGTTGGTGAGTATACTCATATTTTCTCAGAAAAGTTTTCCTAGTAGCACATAGCTTTGTGTTTCAGAAAACACTGAAATTGCTAAAAATATCTTCTAATAGATCCTGCTTCATATGTGTCGAAGTGTTTCCTAATCCCTTGAAGTTATCATGTCTCTGTTACGTAGCTTTTGTTGGTTGTGCCGCTTTTCTAGATTTTTAATTACTCATGTAACGTATAGAAGAGAAAGTGTCTCCACCTGGATAATTGGCATTTGTTTAGTTTCTGGGTGTGTATATAGCTCATGTTATGTAATTTGCATATGCCTAGAGCCTCTGATCCATATGCTTGACATGTATTTTTGTTAGCTAGCTTAGTATCATGATAATGAAAATGACACTTCATTGGTTAGGAGAAGTACCTGGTATTATAATTGCAAGTATTGAAGCTTTGCGAATTTACTAAGCCTTATAGATTTGATATGAGAACATTCAGTAGAAGGTTAATGGATTTATTTCAGATTATCATCATAATTTATGCAGGTTTCATCAGGTGGATAGCGATGAGCTGACTATTGCTGTCAACTTTTGGTGGCAATCAATCATTATGTCTAACATGCCGGAACATATGGATTCATATTACCTGCGCCGGATTACAAGAAGGTTTGACTATAAATCTTGGATTATTATAAA
This genomic stretch from Raphanus sativus cultivar WK10039 chromosome 3, ASM80110v3, whole genome shotgun sequence harbors:
- the LOC108844097 gene encoding lysine-specific demethylase JMJ31, with the protein product MMNTPRGCEFPTIQTFEKAPSAAEFESGVELTNFPAVFRGCASSSDWDACSKWNPFKNGLDYLHERAGSVEVEAMLSRTAPIFNGDIRSHERVSMPFSDFIRLCKQHMISKENGSGVDDANSSASLCSIPQDPTPGQIYLAQFPILNDEKEDKVQLKILRRDIQTPTLLRGKSLSSINFWMNSAQARSSTHYDPHHNLLCVVSGCKKVTLWPPSASPSLYPMPIYGEASNHSSVGLDNPNLSDYPRAEHSLKQSQEVTLKAGDAVFIPEGWFHQVDSDELTIAVNFWWQSIIMSNMPEHMDSYYLRRITRRLIDREMSLLVSKPSSTDLKPPSEHLDQCNIGQAEGGDDNSSNESIEKGISSIREKTPLHDLDPSTSLALHELISLVHDHVNAVDTSKELQHTPPSYSNPASERDNSKILVNSLSCLEDDRVAHMLWNLEASKLRDALLAMARYFPRTLEALILHMLSPVAAEVLTQKFDEIDQQSGEEDRGQFYREFYGAFDDESAAMDIILTRKEAFAFQAFENVLDKYLGVNIASPTTNI